One stretch of Thermococcus sp. MAR1 DNA includes these proteins:
- the lysS gene encoding lysine--tRNA ligase: protein MVHWADYMAEKIIRERGDKDEYVVESGITPSGYVHIGNFREFFTAYIVGHALRDRGKKVRHIHMWDDYDRFRKVPKNVPPEWKEHLTKPVREVPDPWGCHDSYAEHFMELFESEVEKLGIEVDFLHAYELYKSGEYAEEIKLALAKREEIKAILDKYRERAKQPPLEEDWQPVMIYCPKCRREAQFVSWDGEWKVSYKCPHCGSEGETDIRDGNVKLRWRVDWPMRWAHFRVDFEPAGKDHLAAGGSYDTGREIVEKAFGWPAPITLMYEFVGIKGQKGKMSGSKGNVILLSDLYEVLEPGIIRFIYAKARPNKELKIDLGLGLLNLYDEFDKVERIYFGLERAKNPEEEEELKRTYELSMPKVPDRLTAQAPFRFLVTLVQMPHLDESGIIRVLREQGHVPRELSEDDVGRIRLRIRLAKNWVEKYAPENVKFSILEEPPQIELGPEIREAMVEVAGWLEAHEGFTVEELNNALFDIAKKHEIPSKEWFKALYNLFIGKDRGPRLAPFLASLDREFVIKRLRMEG, encoded by the coding sequence ATGGTTCACTGGGCTGATTATATGGCTGAAAAGATCATCAGGGAGCGTGGCGACAAGGATGAATACGTTGTTGAGAGCGGGATAACGCCGAGCGGTTACGTTCACATAGGGAACTTCAGGGAGTTTTTCACGGCCTATATAGTCGGCCACGCCTTGAGGGACAGGGGTAAGAAGGTTCGTCACATCCACATGTGGGATGACTACGATAGGTTTAGGAAGGTGCCGAAGAACGTTCCGCCCGAGTGGAAGGAACACCTCACGAAGCCGGTTAGGGAGGTTCCAGACCCCTGGGGCTGCCACGACAGCTACGCCGAGCACTTCATGGAGCTCTTTGAGAGCGAGGTTGAGAAACTTGGCATTGAGGTGGACTTTCTACACGCCTACGAGCTGTACAAGTCCGGCGAGTACGCCGAGGAGATAAAGCTCGCCCTGGCCAAGCGCGAAGAGATAAAGGCCATACTCGACAAATACCGTGAGAGGGCCAAGCAGCCGCCCCTCGAAGAGGACTGGCAGCCGGTCATGATTTACTGCCCGAAGTGCAGGAGAGAAGCCCAGTTCGTTTCGTGGGACGGCGAGTGGAAGGTCTCTTACAAGTGCCCCCACTGCGGTAGCGAGGGCGAGACCGACATAAGGGACGGCAACGTCAAGCTTCGCTGGCGCGTGGACTGGCCGATGCGCTGGGCGCACTTCAGGGTGGACTTTGAGCCGGCAGGAAAAGACCACCTGGCAGCTGGTGGCTCGTACGACACTGGCAGAGAGATAGTGGAGAAAGCCTTTGGCTGGCCCGCGCCTATAACGCTCATGTATGAGTTCGTCGGAATAAAGGGCCAGAAGGGCAAGATGAGCGGTTCAAAGGGCAACGTCATACTCCTCAGCGACCTCTACGAGGTTCTTGAGCCGGGAATAATACGCTTCATATACGCCAAGGCGAGACCGAACAAGGAGCTCAAGATAGACCTAGGTCTCGGTCTTCTCAACCTCTACGACGAGTTCGACAAGGTGGAGCGCATCTACTTCGGCCTTGAGCGGGCGAAGAACCCGGAGGAGGAAGAGGAGCTCAAGAGAACCTACGAGCTCTCGATGCCGAAGGTTCCCGATAGACTGACCGCGCAGGCACCCTTCAGGTTCCTTGTTACACTTGTCCAGATGCCCCACCTCGACGAGAGTGGGATAATCCGAGTCCTTCGGGAGCAGGGTCACGTTCCGAGGGAGCTGAGTGAAGATGACGTCGGGCGCATAAGGCTCCGCATAAGGCTCGCCAAGAACTGGGTTGAGAAGTACGCACCGGAAAATGTGAAGTTCAGCATCTTGGAAGAGCCGCCCCAAATCGAACTGGGGCCTGAAATCCGGGAGGCCATGGTCGAGGTCGCAGGATGGCTTGAAGCCCACGAGGGCTTCACCGTTGAGGAACTCAACAACGCGCTCTTCGATATCGCTAAGAAGCATGAGATTCCGAGCAAGGAGTGGTTCAAAGCGCTTTACAACCTCTTTATTGGCAAGGATCGCGGACCGAGACTGGCACCTTTCTTGGCTTCCCTTGACAGGGAATTCGTCATAAAGCGCCTTCGCATGGAGGGATGA
- a CDS encoding indolepyruvate oxidoreductase subunit beta, producing MEFNLIITGVGGQGGLTLSRIVGNAAMSEGYNVRIGETLGMSQRYGSVLSYLRFGEEVYSPLIEEGKANLMLALEPAEALRNARFLGKDSHAVVNAYPIHTATTLVGKEKYPELGEIREAIGRICPVHMLNFQREADRINPRTLGVLMLGYAYGKGLVPLKKDSLLEGIRLTLREKLWEVNFRALERGIELAKG from the coding sequence ATGGAGTTCAACCTGATAATCACCGGCGTCGGGGGACAGGGTGGTCTGACGCTTTCGAGAATAGTTGGAAACGCAGCGATGAGCGAGGGCTACAACGTCCGCATAGGTGAGACCCTCGGGATGAGCCAGCGATACGGGAGCGTTCTCAGCTACCTCCGCTTTGGTGAAGAGGTCTACTCACCCCTCATCGAAGAGGGTAAAGCGAACCTTATGCTCGCCCTTGAACCTGCCGAGGCGCTGAGGAACGCCCGCTTCTTGGGAAAGGACAGCCACGCAGTGGTCAACGCCTACCCAATACACACCGCGACGACCCTTGTCGGGAAGGAGAAGTATCCGGAGCTGGGAGAGATAAGGGAGGCCATCGGCAGAATCTGCCCGGTTCACATGCTGAACTTCCAGCGCGAGGCAGATAGGATAAACCCCAGAACCCTCGGTGTCCTTATGCTCGGCTACGCCTATGGGAAAGGCCTTGTGCCACTCAAGAAGGATTCCCTGCTGGAGGGAATAAGGCTCACCCTCAGGGAGAAGCTCTGGGAGGTCAACTTCAGGGCCCTTGAGCGTGGAATCGAACTCGCGAAGGGCTGA
- a CDS encoding MFS transporter translates to MFQGYGRDAKILIAANAAGQLFLQFSIFIMPFYLAVLGYDMAAMGTFFSIQTFTGGLFFLIAGQVSLRLGYRRTLLISALLGLAGRLLQVAAINDYVLALGFFLVGANMGMRQPNFTALLSEEVGEEKRHHAFSISFGLGTIFNALGVLIAGFAPGLFVGLGLSEGIAYRLVISLALLQFVLVIPALLIIRDVPVKNPRINWNRELVVKILKFSLPSALIGFGAGITIPYMSLYFKLQFGQTLAAISGIFFFQQLAMGLGSFGLPRLVHRIGPVKVITSFQSIAAFLFAIFPSIETFLIASALYVVRSILMNIVWPINDSFMMGFFSTEEKATAAGIRRAFSTFMRGGGNYVGGLLFGMSLSYPFYATAALYVIATAIFYAFFIKHNE, encoded by the coding sequence ATGTTCCAGGGCTACGGCAGAGACGCAAAGATACTCATAGCGGCAAACGCAGCGGGCCAGCTCTTCCTCCAGTTCTCAATATTCATCATGCCCTTCTATCTGGCAGTTTTGGGCTACGATATGGCGGCGATGGGAACGTTTTTCTCGATACAGACGTTCACGGGGGGACTGTTCTTCCTGATAGCCGGCCAGGTTTCCCTTCGGCTTGGTTACCGGAGAACTCTCCTCATCTCCGCCCTCCTCGGACTGGCCGGGAGGCTCCTCCAGGTGGCCGCGATAAACGACTATGTCCTAGCCCTTGGATTCTTCCTCGTTGGTGCGAACATGGGGATGAGACAGCCGAACTTCACCGCCCTGCTCAGCGAGGAGGTCGGCGAGGAGAAGCGCCATCACGCGTTCTCGATAAGCTTCGGCCTGGGAACTATATTCAACGCCCTGGGAGTCCTCATAGCGGGTTTTGCCCCGGGCCTTTTCGTAGGGCTTGGGCTGAGCGAGGGTATAGCCTACCGGCTGGTCATCTCACTGGCGCTCCTCCAGTTCGTTCTCGTGATTCCTGCCTTACTCATAATCCGCGACGTTCCCGTGAAGAATCCAAGGATAAACTGGAACCGCGAGCTGGTCGTCAAGATACTCAAGTTCTCCCTTCCGAGCGCGCTGATAGGCTTTGGCGCGGGGATAACCATACCCTACATGAGCCTCTACTTCAAGCTCCAGTTCGGGCAGACGCTCGCGGCCATAAGCGGGATATTCTTCTTCCAGCAGCTGGCGATGGGCCTCGGTTCCTTCGGCCTTCCAAGGCTGGTTCACAGGATAGGGCCTGTGAAGGTGATAACGTCCTTCCAGAGCATAGCGGCCTTTCTCTTCGCGATATTCCCCTCGATAGAGACCTTCCTGATAGCATCGGCCCTCTACGTCGTCCGCTCCATCCTCATGAACATAGTCTGGCCCATAAACGACTCCTTCATGATGGGCTTCTTCTCGACAGAGGAGAAGGCCACCGCGGCGGGAATAAGGAGGGCGTTTTCAACCTTCATGCGCGGTGGGGGGAACTACGTCGGCGGCCTGCTCTTCGGCATGTCCCTGAGCTACCCGTTCTACGCGACGGCGGCGCTCTATGTAATAGCAACGGCGATATTCTACGCCTTCTTCATAAAGCACAACGAGTGA